The following are encoded in a window of Sminthopsis crassicaudata isolate SCR6 chromosome 3, ASM4859323v1, whole genome shotgun sequence genomic DNA:
- the MAP3K2 gene encoding mitogen-activated protein kinase kinase kinase 2, with protein MDDQQALNSIMQDLAVLHKASRPLSLQETRKPKSSSPKKQNDVRVKFEHRGEKRILQFPRPLRLEELSSKAKIAFGQSMDLHYTNNELMIPLTTQDDLDKAVELLDRSIHMKSLKILLVKHGHVQAANLEPLPSLEDLDNTVFRVTEIKKRLPVIGPTTRDRSSPPPGYIPDELHQVARNGSFTSINSEGEFIPESMDQMLDPLSLSSPENSGSGSCPSLDSPLDGDSYPKTRMPRAQSYPDNHQEFTDYDNPIFEKFGKGGTYPRRYHVSYHHSDYNDGRKTFPRARRTQVNSFRSPVSFSPTDRSLSTSSGSSIFTPEYEDSRMRRGSDIENPTLTVMDISPPSRSPRAPTNWRLGKLLGQGAFGRVYLCYDVDTGRELAVKQVQFDPDSPETSKEVNALECEIQLLKNLLHERIVQYYGCLRDPQERTLSIFMEYMPGGSIKDQLKAYGALTENVTRKYTRQILEGVHYLHSNMIVHRDIKGANILRDSAGNVKLGDFGASKRLQTICLSGTGMKSVTGTPYWMSPEVISGEGYGRKADIWSVGCTVVEMLTEKPPWAEFEAMAAIFKIATQPTNPKLPPHASDHSRDFLKRIFVEAKLRPSADELLRHMFAHYH; from the exons AATTCTTCAATTTCCCAGACCACTTAGATTAGAAGAGCTGAGTTCTAAAGCCAAAATTGCTTTTGGACAGTCTATGGATCTACATTATACCAATAATGAG CTGATGATTCCATTAACTACACAGGACGATTTGGACAAAGCTGTAGAACTATTAGATCGCAGCATTCACATGAAAAGTCTCAAGATATTACTTGTAAAACATGGTCATGTACAG gcTGCCAACTTGGAGCCTTTACCATCTCTGGAAGATTTGGATAACACAGTATTTAGAGTAACAGAGATTAAAAAACGGCTTCCTGTGATAG gtcCTACAACAAGAGATAGAAGTTCACCTCCCCCTGGTTATATTCCAGATGAGCTACATCAGGTTGCCAGAAATGGGTCATTTACTAGTATCAATAGTGAAGGAGAGTTTATTCCAGAAAGCATGGACCAA ATGTTGGATCCACTTTCATTGAGCAGTCCTGAAAATTCTGGCTCAGGAAGCTGTCCATCACTTGATAGTCCTCTGGATGG TGACAGCTATCCCAAAACTCGAATGCCAAGAGCACAGAGCTATCCAGATAACCATCAGGAATTTACAG atTATGATAACCCTATCTTtgagaaatttggaaaaggagGTACTTATCCTAGAAGATATCATGTATCATATCACCATTCAGACTATAATGATG gtcGTAAGACTTTTCCAAGGGCCAGAAGGACTCAAGTGAACAGCTTCCGTTCTCCAGTCAGTTTCAGTCCTACTGATCGTTCATTAAGTACTAGTAGTGGAAGCAGCATCTTTACCCCAGAGTATGAAGATAGCCGAATGAGAAGGGGGAGTGATATAGAAAATCCCACTCTGACTGTAATGGACATAAGCCCCCCCAGTCGCT CACCAAGAGCACCAACTAACTGGAGACTGGGTAAATTGCTTGGTCAGGGAGCCTTTGGCAGAGTATATTTATGTTATGATGTTGATACAGGAAGAGAGCTGGCTGTTAAACAAGTTCAGTTTGACCCCGATAGTCCAGAGACTAGCAAG gaagtaaATGCACTTGAGTGTGAAATTCAATTGTTGAAAAACCTGCTGCATGAGCGAATTGTTCAGTATTATGGCTGCTTACGGGATCCCCAGGAAAGAACCCTTTCCATATTTATGGAATATATGCCAGGG GGTTCAATTAAGGACCAGTTAAAAGCATATGGAGCTCTTACCGAGAATGTGACCAGGAAATACACCCGGCAGATTCTGGAGGGAGTTCACTACTTGCACagtaacatgattgtacatagaGATATTAAAG gaGCAAATATTCTTCGAGATTCAGCAGGAAATGTGAAACTAGGGGATTTTGGTGCCAGTAAACGACTTCAGACAATCTGTCTGTCTGGTACAGGAATGAAGTCTGTCACAGGCACTCCATATTGGATGAGTCCTGAAGTTATCAGTGGGGAAGGTTATGGCCGAAAAGCAGATATCTG gAGTGTGGGCTGTACTGTGGTAGAAATGCTAACTGAGAAACCACCTTGGGCTGAGTTTGAAGCAATGGCTGCCATATTTAAAATTGCTACTCAGCCAACCAATCCAAAGCTGCCACCTCATGCTTCAGACCATAGCCGAGATTTCCTCAAGCGGATTTTTGTAGAGGCCAAATTGAGACCATCAGCTGATGAACTCTTAAGGCACATGTTTGCGCATTACCACTAG